A single region of the Acidobacteriota bacterium genome encodes:
- a CDS encoding DinB family protein, producing the protein RPDGLASAGFHLQHLAGAVDRLFTYARGDALTPEQFDALRAEGQPDGSTAAALVASFEARVARAIDQLRTTDPATLLGARGVGRRRLPTTQLGLLFHAAEHAMRHVGQLLVTVRWARGG; encoded by the coding sequence GCGACCGGACGGCCTGGCCTCGGCCGGATTCCACCTCCAGCACCTCGCGGGGGCGGTCGACCGTCTGTTCACCTACGCGCGCGGGGACGCGCTGACGCCAGAGCAGTTCGACGCCCTGCGCGCCGAGGGACAACCCGACGGGTCGACGGCCGCCGCCCTCGTCGCGTCGTTCGAGGCACGCGTGGCTCGGGCGATCGACCAGTTGCGGACCACCGATCCCGCGACCCTGCTCGGCGCCCGTGGCGTGGGTCGCCGGCGGCTGCCCACGACGCAGCTGGGACTGCTGTTCCACGCCGCCGAACACGCCATGCGCCACGTCGGCCAACTGCTCGTGACCGTCAGGTGGGCACGCGGAGGGTGA